In Bythopirellula goksoeyrii, a single window of DNA contains:
- a CDS encoding multidrug DMT transporter permease, whose protein sequence is MFTVESYVVAVLMCVITMLCWGSWANTQKLASKEWKFQLFYWDYCIGILLTTLLLAFTLGSVGEQGRPFMEDVRQADAQYLQSAFVGGVIFNFANILLVVAIDIAGMSVAFPVGIGLALALGVIDNYRNQPDTYTMELLFAGVACVAAAIVVNALAYRRLSTDKKATALGVIISVVCGVSMGFFYGRVAAAISGDMVNPEAGKLTPYTALVLFSLGLLLSNFLFNWVAMKWTVSGEKVNAIDYFTKGNPRLHLVGILGGCIWGIGMSFSMIAGDAAGYAISYGLGQGATLVAAFWGVFIWREFKSAPEGTNTYLAAMFVFYIIGLGLIIGANKEVFGGAAT, encoded by the coding sequence ATGTTCACTGTCGAGTCTTACGTTGTTGCAGTGCTGATGTGCGTCATCACTATGCTCTGCTGGGGTTCGTGGGCAAATACGCAGAAACTTGCCAGTAAGGAATGGAAGTTCCAGCTATTCTACTGGGATTACTGCATCGGAATCCTGTTGACAACGCTGCTCTTGGCCTTCACCTTGGGCAGCGTTGGCGAGCAGGGCCGGCCGTTCATGGAGGACGTTCGCCAGGCAGACGCTCAATACCTACAGAGCGCGTTTGTCGGCGGCGTCATATTTAACTTTGCAAACATCTTACTCGTCGTCGCCATCGATATCGCAGGCATGTCGGTCGCATTTCCCGTAGGGATTGGCCTGGCCCTCGCGCTGGGAGTGATCGACAATTACCGCAATCAGCCGGACACCTACACCATGGAGCTGCTGTTCGCAGGCGTGGCGTGCGTGGCGGCTGCGATCGTCGTCAACGCGCTGGCCTATCGCCGGCTTTCGACGGACAAAAAAGCGACCGCGCTAGGAGTGATCATCTCCGTAGTTTGCGGCGTCTCGATGGGTTTTTTCTACGGACGGGTGGCCGCCGCGATCTCAGGCGACATGGTCAATCCCGAGGCCGGGAAATTGACGCCGTACACGGCGTTGGTGCTGTTCTCGCTCGGCCTGCTGCTGAGTAACTTCCTATTCAATTGGGTCGCGATGAAGTGGACCGTCAGCGGTGAGAAAGTCAACGCGATCGATTACTTCACGAAAGGCAATCCCCGGCTTCATCTGGTCGGGATCTTAGGTGGTTGCATCTGGGGGATTGGCATGTCGTTCAGCATGATCGCTGGGGACGCTGCAGGCTACGCGATCTCCTACGGATTGGGTCAGGGCGCTACGCTCGTAGCCGCTTTCTGGGGAGTGTTTATCTGGCGCGAATTCAAGTCCGCGCCGGAGGGAACCAATACGTATCTCGCCGCCATGTTCGTGTTTTACATTATTGGTCTCGGCTTAATCATTGGAGCTAACAAGGAAGTGTTTGGCGGCGCAGCGACTTGA
- the rbsK gene encoding ribokinase — protein sequence MGSKIAVVGSSNTDMIIKMERIPKPGETILGGEFTTAPGGKGANQAVAAARAGGAVRLVARVGTDMFGNQAVEGFVGDNIDVSHVLRDRGEPSGVALIFVDHQGENSIAVASGANGRLSPADVQAATGAIAEADVLIMQLETPLDTVSEAAAIAARAGVRSILNPAPAQALDDELLRRISILTPNESEAELLTGLAINTDADAAEAANALSQKGVGVVLITLGARGVFVHGDGVHDLVPGFEVEAVDTTAAGDVFNGALAVALAEGTPLGEAVHFANAAAAISVTRLGAQPSAPSRQEIDAFLRERS from the coding sequence ATGGGTAGTAAGATTGCAGTCGTCGGTAGTTCTAATACCGACATGATTATCAAAATGGAGCGCATTCCCAAGCCGGGCGAAACCATCCTGGGAGGCGAATTCACAACTGCCCCCGGCGGAAAGGGCGCTAATCAGGCGGTTGCGGCGGCGCGGGCGGGCGGCGCGGTGCGATTGGTCGCACGTGTGGGGACGGACATGTTCGGCAATCAGGCCGTCGAGGGCTTCGTCGGTGACAACATCGACGTCAGCCACGTCCTGCGGGATCGCGGCGAGCCTTCGGGCGTTGCGCTGATCTTTGTCGATCACCAAGGTGAAAACAGCATCGCTGTCGCGTCCGGGGCGAATGGTCGTCTTAGCCCGGCGGATGTACAGGCCGCCACAGGGGCAATCGCCGAGGCCGACGTGCTTATCATGCAACTAGAAACGCCCCTTGATACCGTCAGCGAAGCAGCCGCGATCGCCGCTAGGGCAGGCGTGAGGTCGATTCTCAATCCTGCGCCTGCCCAAGCACTCGACGACGAGCTCCTCCGTCGAATTTCTATTCTGACGCCCAATGAGAGCGAGGCGGAACTCCTCACCGGCTTGGCGATCAACACCGACGCGGACGCCGCAGAGGCGGCCAACGCTTTATCTCAAAAAGGCGTCGGCGTCGTTCTCATCACTCTGGGAGCCCGCGGAGTCTTTGTCCATGGCGACGGGGTGCACGACCTCGTCCCAGGTTTTGAGGTGGAAGCTGTTGACACGACCGCTGCGGGGGACGTCTTTAATGGGGCCCTGGCTGTTGCATTGGCGGAAGGCACTCCGCTAGGAGAGGCCGTCCATTTCGCAAACGCCGCGGCGGCCATCTCAGTAACCAGGCTTGGCGCCCAGCCCTCCGCTCCAAGTCGCCAGGAGATCGATGCCTTCTTGCGCGAGCGCAGCTGA
- a CDS encoding dihydrodipicolinate synthase family protein: MPLRLTGLIAATCTPMRPGHAIDLDAICPLTDQLVADGVEGLYVCGSTGEGVSMTTDERKRVAEAFLAAAGGRVPVIVHVGHNSLADARDLAQHAQRAGATFTSAVAPNYFPIASVEVLVDAMATVAAAAPELPFYYYHIPAMTGVDLDMIEFLRQAGDRIDNFAGIKYTANSLDEYQQCVALDDGRFDVLYGYDELLLPSLAVGARGAVGCTYNIAAPLYRRIIEAFDAGDLARARADQLRAVQMIRTLSRFPFLPAVKAVLAVIGAPCGTCRAPQPQLRDAEVQELCAELEAIGFFDWARRTTDALLR, encoded by the coding sequence ATGCCCCTACGCCTTACCGGTCTTATCGCCGCGACCTGCACGCCGATGCGTCCCGGCCACGCGATCGACCTGGACGCGATCTGCCCGCTGACCGATCAGCTCGTGGCCGACGGGGTCGAGGGCCTCTACGTCTGCGGCAGCACCGGCGAAGGCGTGTCGATGACCACCGACGAGCGGAAACGGGTCGCCGAAGCGTTTCTCGCCGCGGCGGGCGGGCGCGTGCCTGTGATCGTCCACGTAGGCCACAATTCTCTGGCCGACGCCCGCGATCTGGCCCAACACGCGCAACGCGCCGGCGCCACGTTTACCTCCGCGGTCGCCCCGAATTATTTCCCGATCGCTAGCGTCGAGGTGCTGGTGGACGCGATGGCCACGGTCGCCGCCGCCGCGCCGGAACTGCCGTTCTATTACTATCACATTCCGGCGATGACCGGCGTCGACCTCGACATGATCGAGTTCTTGCGACAGGCCGGCGATCGTATCGACAACTTCGCCGGGATCAAATACACCGCCAACTCGCTCGACGAATATCAGCAGTGCGTCGCGCTGGACGACGGGCGATTCGACGTGCTGTACGGCTACGACGAACTGCTGCTGCCGTCGTTGGCAGTGGGCGCTCGGGGCGCGGTCGGCTGCACCTACAATATCGCCGCGCCGCTCTACCGCCGCATCATCGAGGCTTTCGACGCCGGCGACCTGGCCCGTGCCCGCGCCGACCAGCTTCGGGCGGTGCAAATGATTCGGACGTTGTCCCGCTTCCCGTTCCTGCCGGCCGTCAAGGCGGTGCTGGCAGTCATCGGCGCGCCGTGCGGGACATGTCGGGCTCCGCAGCCACAGTTGCGCGACGCCGAGGTGCAAGAGCTTTGCGCCGAACTTGAAGCAATCGGCTTTTTCGATTGGGCCCGCCGCACGACCGACGCCTTGCTCCGCTAA
- a CDS encoding substrate-binding domain-containing protein has translation MAHTRRAVRRLVQLRLPVVNVSSQIHQDELASVTTDDAAVGRLAADHLLNCGLKKFVCVYYPRWANDEARMAAFRDRVSRAGFPVEAVAVSFCQSVERLETERPEVEIEKLARKLDKLSRPVGIFATHDEFSAASVNALRSLGASLPYDAPILGVTNNRLICASCDPPLSSIVQSGQRVGFEAAAVLHRLLRGERLAERHLHLPPLEVAVRRSTNVLATRDVLVAEAIDQIRLRSSEPFTVAELAELMCVSRSGLYKRFMAALGHTPNEEIRRARLARAEKLLSTTELQIPRVAYDCGYRSVGAFCRAFRLAVGATPIEYRKRSRSSA, from the coding sequence ATGGCCCACACTCGCCGCGCTGTGCGGCGACTCGTGCAGCTGCGGCTGCCGGTGGTCAATGTCTCGTCTCAGATTCACCAGGACGAGTTGGCAAGCGTGACGACCGACGACGCGGCCGTCGGACGACTCGCTGCGGATCATCTCCTCAACTGCGGATTGAAGAAATTCGTCTGCGTGTATTATCCGCGCTGGGCCAACGACGAGGCGCGGATGGCCGCGTTTCGCGACAGAGTTAGCCGGGCTGGTTTCCCCGTGGAGGCAGTCGCCGTTTCATTCTGCCAATCGGTCGAACGCTTGGAAACCGAACGGCCGGAAGTCGAGATCGAGAAGCTTGCCCGTAAACTGGACAAACTGTCACGGCCGGTAGGCATCTTTGCTACGCACGACGAGTTCTCAGCCGCTTCGGTCAACGCATTACGCTCGCTTGGAGCCAGCTTGCCATACGATGCGCCGATACTGGGCGTGACAAACAACAGGCTGATCTGCGCGTCGTGCGACCCGCCCCTTTCCAGCATCGTGCAATCGGGCCAACGGGTCGGCTTCGAGGCGGCCGCTGTGCTGCATCGACTGCTCCGTGGCGAACGACTGGCTGAACGGCATCTTCACCTGCCGCCCCTTGAGGTCGCCGTACGTCGGTCTACCAATGTCCTAGCTACGCGGGACGTACTGGTCGCCGAGGCGATCGACCAGATACGGCTGCGGTCTAGCGAACCGTTTACTGTCGCTGAGCTGGCCGAGCTGATGTGTGTATCGCGTAGCGGGCTCTACAAACGATTCATGGCCGCCTTGGGACACACGCCCAACGAAGAAATTCGGCGCGCCCGATTAGCTCGGGCCGAAAAGCTGCTCTCTACCACCGAACTGCAGATTCCCCGCGTGGCGTACGACTGCGGTTATCGCAGCGTCGGAGCTTTCTGTCGCGCCTTCCGCCTTGCCGTCGGCGCAACTCCGATTGAATATCGCAAGAGGTCCCGCTCTTCCGCTTAG
- a CDS encoding sodium:solute symporter family transporter: MRISLLFTYLLAATASLPTAIAQTSSSSATLKATLQWQSLPDLPDALGVAGPFVGVHSDTLIVAGGANFPEPHWENDKSWHADAWVMTREADGSLQWRTGLALDHPVAYGAVAATSRGVVCMGGDDGQQVAQRCFVIVWDAAQETIEQRPLPQLPEPCAYGAATAIGEVVYLACGQRGATLDTASNHLWRLDPSADSPQWEVLPPCPGPPRAFNMTVAQHNGFDTCIYVFGGRRQKADVAGPSGVEPLHDLYEYNPHLNLWRRRADLPQPLMAGTAVAVGQSHLFALSGADGTLMTRADSLKLDHPGFPKRMLAYHTITDTWIDAGETPANPVATPVVRWGDRFILASGEIKPRVCTSEVWAVAPTIGAEPFGSVNFTVLTLYLLAMVGVGVYFASKNKDTDDYFRGGKKMLWWASGCSIFATMLSSVTFMAIPAKAYAQDQVYLLGNLMIPVVAPIAVYLALPFFRRIDATSAYEYLEKRFNRPVRLFASASFTLFHIFRMGIVMSLAALALATITPLTPTQSVLIMGVLSVIYCTLGGVEAVIWTDTIQTVVLLGGALICFAVMIAGSDGGAGDFFSTALGDGKLHFANFHLDPTSASLAIWVVLIGGIGQNISSYTADQAVVQRYMTTPDERRAAGSIWFAALLSIPATFLFYYMGTGLYVFYKSHPERLDPTFMTDQILPLFIANELPMGVAGLIVAGIFAAAQSTVSTSMNSTATAVVTDFLRPFNLLQSERAYLNSARALTFGFGVLGTVIGLLFVSTEIRSLFDQFLKVIGLFMGVLGGLFALGVLTRRVSGWAALLGAVFGAAVMGLLPIYSNINSFLYAAIGIAVCFGVGYLLSLFLPAPAHDIEGLTLLKQPEPISSIVTSEQTKSHT; the protein is encoded by the coding sequence GTGCGCATCTCGCTTTTGTTTACGTACCTGCTGGCGGCGACGGCCAGCCTACCAACGGCCATCGCCCAGACGTCCTCGTCGTCGGCAACGCTCAAAGCCACGTTGCAGTGGCAATCGCTTCCCGATCTGCCGGACGCGCTAGGCGTGGCCGGTCCATTTGTCGGCGTGCACAGCGATACGCTCATTGTGGCGGGAGGTGCGAACTTCCCTGAGCCGCATTGGGAGAACGACAAGTCCTGGCACGCAGACGCCTGGGTAATGACTCGCGAGGCAGACGGCAGCCTCCAATGGCGCACAGGCCTGGCGCTCGATCACCCCGTCGCCTACGGAGCCGTAGCGGCCACTTCTCGCGGCGTCGTGTGCATGGGCGGCGACGACGGACAGCAGGTCGCTCAGCGATGTTTTGTCATCGTCTGGGACGCTGCCCAAGAGACAATCGAACAACGCCCCCTGCCGCAACTGCCCGAGCCGTGCGCCTACGGCGCCGCGACAGCAATCGGGGAGGTCGTCTATTTGGCCTGCGGGCAGCGCGGCGCCACGCTCGATACGGCGAGCAACCACCTTTGGCGACTCGATCCCTCAGCGGATAGCCCCCAGTGGGAAGTCCTACCGCCGTGCCCCGGCCCTCCGCGGGCGTTTAATATGACCGTTGCGCAGCATAACGGTTTTGACACGTGCATTTACGTCTTTGGCGGACGACGCCAGAAAGCAGACGTTGCCGGCCCCTCAGGCGTCGAGCCGTTGCACGACTTGTACGAGTACAATCCCCACCTCAACCTCTGGCGCCGCCGCGCCGATCTGCCGCAGCCGCTCATGGCCGGGACCGCTGTGGCCGTAGGGCAGTCGCACCTGTTCGCGCTCAGCGGGGCCGACGGAACGCTAATGACCAGGGCCGACTCGCTCAAGCTCGATCACCCGGGCTTCCCGAAGCGGATGTTGGCGTACCATACCATTACCGACACGTGGATTGACGCCGGGGAGACGCCGGCCAATCCGGTCGCCACGCCTGTGGTGCGATGGGGCGATCGCTTCATATTAGCCTCCGGCGAGATCAAGCCTCGCGTGTGCACGAGCGAGGTTTGGGCCGTCGCCCCCACAATTGGCGCAGAGCCTTTTGGCAGCGTGAACTTCACCGTGTTAACGCTCTACCTGCTGGCGATGGTCGGCGTTGGCGTTTATTTCGCAAGCAAGAACAAGGACACCGACGACTATTTCCGCGGCGGCAAAAAGATGCTGTGGTGGGCGTCGGGCTGCAGCATTTTTGCAACGATGCTTAGCTCGGTCACCTTCATGGCAATCCCCGCCAAGGCGTACGCGCAGGACCAAGTCTACTTGCTGGGGAATTTGATGATCCCGGTCGTTGCGCCAATCGCAGTCTATCTGGCCCTGCCGTTCTTCCGTCGCATCGACGCCACCAGCGCGTACGAATACCTTGAAAAACGCTTCAACCGACCGGTCCGCTTGTTCGCCAGCGCGTCGTTCACGCTTTTCCACATCTTTCGCATGGGGATCGTGATGTCGCTGGCGGCGCTTGCGCTGGCGACAATCACGCCCCTGACGCCGACGCAGAGCGTACTCATCATGGGCGTGCTGAGCGTCATCTACTGCACTCTGGGGGGCGTCGAGGCGGTCATCTGGACCGATACGATTCAGACGGTCGTCTTACTGGGCGGAGCGCTGATTTGCTTCGCCGTGATGATCGCCGGATCTGACGGCGGGGCCGGCGATTTCTTCTCTACCGCGCTCGGCGACGGCAAGCTCCACTTCGCCAACTTCCACCTCGACCCGACCAGCGCATCGCTGGCAATCTGGGTCGTCCTGATCGGCGGCATCGGCCAGAACATTTCTTCCTACACGGCCGATCAAGCAGTCGTGCAGCGCTACATGACCACCCCCGATGAGCGGCGCGCCGCCGGCTCGATCTGGTTCGCCGCACTGCTGTCGATTCCCGCTACTTTTCTGTTTTACTACATGGGTACGGGACTCTACGTCTTCTATAAGTCGCACCCCGAGAGGCTCGATCCGACGTTCATGACCGATCAAATCCTGCCGTTGTTTATTGCCAACGAGCTGCCAATGGGCGTCGCCGGCCTGATTGTCGCCGGGATCTTCGCCGCGGCCCAGTCCACCGTCTCCACAAGCATGAACTCCACCGCGACCGCCGTCGTCACCGATTTCCTGCGGCCCTTCAATCTCCTGCAATCGGAACGCGCTTACCTCAACTCGGCACGGGCGCTGACTTTTGGCTTCGGCGTCCTGGGAACCGTCATCGGTCTGCTGTTCGTCAGCACCGAGATTCGTTCGCTCTTTGATCAATTCCTCAAGGTAATCGGCCTGTTCATGGGCGTCTTGGGCGGCCTGTTCGCGTTGGGCGTGCTGACCCGCCGCGTCTCGGGATGGGCCGCGCTGCTGGGCGCGGTGTTCGGCGCCGCGGTCATGGGCCTGCTGCCGATCTATTCGAACATTAACAGCTTTCTCTACGCTGCCATCGGCATCGCCGTCTGTTTCGGCGTCGGCTACCTGCTAAGCCTGTTCCTGCCGGCGCCGGCGCACGACATCGAGGGATTGACGCTGCTTAAACAGCCGGAACCTATATCATCAATCGTGACTTCTGAGCAGACGAAAAGTCACACATAG
- a CDS encoding PVC-type heme-binding CxxCH protein yields the protein MQIYRLRHLALGWLSVTLFALLGELGCWAVGAEQLSRDNGRPDHRLIFLGDSGPHLPAARAAVLIPALRGRGIAVDYSEDPDLLASPNLAQYDGLILYANIDAITPEQEAGLLAFVEGGKGFVPLHCASYCFRNSQKFVDLVGAQFQDHGAEVFSTRLTPRGEPVFDGFGGFESWDETYIHHRHNERDRIVLEYRDQGPQAEGRSGEPWTWIRRQGKGRVFYTAWGHDLRTWSHPGFQNLIERGVRWACTGDPGLVPDFVNPQPFEPPRMVDGAGSLDAMQYDDVGPKVPHYMPESDEDGRGQARHLMQRPQPPEESLNYYATPEGFSLQLFAAEPALGPKPIAMNWDARGRLWVCESIDYPNDLQPAGTGNDRIRICEDSDGDGRADKFTVFAEQLSVPTAITFYRGGAIVQNGTETIYLKDVDGDDRADLRETLITGWDMNDTHGGVSNFHYGLDNWIWAMQGYNPSTPRYRDPEGVMREGQSFGMGFFRFRLDQSDPPRVVDLEFLRSTDNNTWGLGISEEGLVFGSTANNNPSVFMPIPNRYYERVLGFSADMLGTIADTPKFSSLTDKVRQVDHFGAYTAGTGHALYTARAYPPQWWNKTAFVCGPTGHLVGVFVLRRDGAGYRSSSPSNLVASRDEWSAPIMAEVGPDGFVWVLDWYNYIVQHNPTPVGFTTGKGEAYESDLRDKRHGRIYRLRYDDGEQTSAPPPLQAASPAELTATLRHPTKLWRLHAQRLLVERGNRDVAPALIEMVRDGSIDAIGLNVGAIHALGALRGLGAFDKHALPAAVEALHTALAHPSAGVRRIAIAALPHNETSRTALLECDVLRDDDAQVQLAAVLALSDMPPSRQGAEALVALLADGAGSDRWIADALTSAAAMHGVQFLQELASSLPRDSTDRRSLPAAISRLAGVLGEHLARGDLDAGDLEALLNALADADEGLASTVIAAVAKHWPEDRAASLPRSAEGAIIRLLTHVSLDAKSDLLRLARQWHAGDMEELHQQQGEMLRAQVANADLPDSERIFAAQAWVRLDPDDGSIVEELLSTITPQTSPSLLVGLLQAAAESRYDDFGAELVLLYDGLLPQGREAVLELLLQQPDSTNALLDAVAANEIDVAALSLEQIAALRAHPVETIRNRAAELIVAGGVNPNPDRQKVLADLLPVAEIAGDAAEGKKLFAKHCAVCHSHGGTGATVGPDLTGMFVHPKRDVLGNIIDPSRDVEGNYRSYSVIANGRVYAGLFAGESRTTITMVDSSGKRHVIQRSDVDEVFSNDLSLMPDGFEKQLSPTELANVLEFLATPQRYVPLSLARVATASSAKPLFEGQADGPDRLVLPDWKPRTVGGVPFTLVDPQQGAVRNILLFRSDRSPLTQRMPEAVRLRCGYQAKTLHLLSGVSGWGFPTESEKTPSLIIRLHYQGGRTEEHELRNGVHFADYIRRVDVPGSEFAFAMRNQQMRYLAIKPEREEQIVDIEFVTASDSTVPIVLAVTAELP from the coding sequence ATGCAAATTTACCGACTCCGCCATTTGGCGCTTGGTTGGCTGTCTGTCACTCTGTTCGCCCTTTTGGGCGAGCTCGGCTGTTGGGCGGTTGGCGCCGAACAGCTGTCGCGCGACAACGGGCGACCTGATCACCGGCTGATCTTTCTGGGCGACAGCGGCCCCCATCTGCCGGCGGCGCGCGCCGCGGTCTTGATTCCGGCGCTGCGCGGGCGCGGCATCGCCGTCGACTACTCCGAAGACCCGGATTTGCTCGCCTCCCCCAATCTGGCCCAATACGACGGCTTGATACTCTATGCCAACATCGACGCGATTACCCCTGAACAAGAAGCGGGATTGCTGGCTTTTGTCGAAGGGGGTAAGGGCTTTGTGCCGTTGCACTGCGCCTCGTATTGCTTTCGCAACAGCCAGAAGTTTGTCGACCTGGTTGGCGCCCAGTTTCAGGACCACGGCGCCGAGGTCTTCTCGACTCGCCTGACGCCGCGTGGCGAGCCGGTGTTTGACGGTTTCGGCGGTTTCGAAAGTTGGGACGAAACCTACATCCATCACCGCCACAACGAGCGCGACCGAATTGTGCTCGAGTACCGCGACCAAGGTCCCCAGGCCGAAGGACGCTCCGGCGAGCCGTGGACATGGATCCGCCGACAGGGAAAGGGACGCGTTTTCTACACGGCATGGGGCCATGACCTGCGCACCTGGAGCCACCCCGGATTCCAGAATCTCATCGAACGCGGCGTTCGCTGGGCCTGCACAGGCGACCCGGGCCTGGTTCCCGATTTTGTCAATCCGCAACCGTTCGAGCCGCCGAGGATGGTCGACGGCGCCGGCAGCCTCGACGCCATGCAATACGACGACGTGGGACCCAAGGTTCCCCATTACATGCCCGAAAGTGACGAGGACGGTCGGGGGCAGGCCCGCCACCTGATGCAGCGTCCGCAGCCGCCGGAAGAGTCGCTAAACTACTACGCGACGCCTGAGGGCTTTTCTTTACAGTTGTTTGCCGCCGAACCGGCTCTGGGGCCTAAGCCGATCGCCATGAACTGGGATGCCCGGGGCCGGCTGTGGGTGTGCGAATCGATCGACTATCCCAACGACTTGCAGCCTGCCGGGACGGGCAACGACCGGATTCGGATTTGCGAAGATTCCGACGGCGACGGAAGAGCAGACAAGTTCACCGTGTTTGCCGAGCAGCTAAGCGTTCCGACCGCAATCACCTTCTATCGCGGCGGGGCGATCGTCCAGAACGGCACGGAAACGATCTATCTCAAAGACGTCGACGGCGACGATCGCGCCGACCTTCGCGAGACGTTGATCACCGGCTGGGATATGAACGACACGCACGGCGGCGTGAGCAATTTCCACTATGGCTTGGACAACTGGATCTGGGCGATGCAGGGCTACAATCCATCCACCCCGCGGTATCGAGACCCGGAAGGCGTGATGCGCGAAGGACAGTCCTTCGGCATGGGGTTCTTCCGGTTTCGGCTCGACCAGAGCGATCCGCCGCGGGTAGTCGACCTGGAGTTTCTGCGCTCGACGGACAACAACACGTGGGGACTGGGAATCAGCGAAGAAGGTCTCGTGTTCGGTTCCACCGCCAATAACAATCCGAGCGTCTTCATGCCCATTCCCAATCGCTATTATGAACGGGTCCTTGGCTTCTCGGCTGACATGCTGGGAACGATTGCTGATACGCCAAAGTTTTCGTCCCTCACCGACAAGGTGCGCCAGGTCGACCACTTCGGCGCCTACACGGCCGGCACGGGACACGCGTTGTATACAGCGCGGGCCTATCCGCCGCAGTGGTGGAACAAGACGGCCTTTGTCTGCGGACCGACAGGACACTTGGTGGGGGTGTTTGTGCTGCGGCGCGACGGCGCCGGATACCGGTCGTCCAGCCCGAGCAACCTGGTTGCCAGCCGGGACGAGTGGTCGGCGCCCATCATGGCCGAGGTGGGGCCTGACGGCTTCGTGTGGGTTCTTGACTGGTACAACTACATCGTGCAACACAATCCCACGCCTGTGGGGTTCACCACCGGCAAGGGCGAGGCCTACGAATCGGATCTCCGCGACAAGCGACACGGGCGCATCTACCGACTGCGATACGACGACGGCGAACAGACGTCCGCGCCCCCGCCGCTTCAGGCCGCGAGTCCCGCAGAGTTGACGGCGACGCTGCGCCACCCGACGAAGCTATGGCGACTGCATGCACAGCGTTTGCTGGTGGAGCGGGGAAACCGCGATGTGGCGCCGGCGTTGATCGAGATGGTGCGCGACGGCAGCATCGACGCGATCGGACTGAATGTGGGGGCCATCCACGCGTTGGGCGCCTTACGCGGATTGGGAGCGTTCGACAAGCACGCCCTGCCCGCGGCGGTTGAGGCGCTGCACACCGCGCTGGCGCATCCGTCGGCGGGCGTGCGCCGCATTGCGATTGCCGCGTTGCCGCACAACGAGACCTCGCGTACTGCGCTGCTGGAATGCGACGTGCTGCGCGACGACGACGCGCAAGTGCAGTTGGCCGCCGTCCTGGCTCTGTCCGACATGCCGCCAAGCAGGCAGGGCGCCGAGGCGCTTGTTGCGCTTCTAGCCGACGGGGCTGGGAGCGACCGCTGGATTGCCGACGCGCTAACCAGCGCAGCGGCCATGCACGGCGTGCAGTTCCTGCAAGAACTGGCCAGCAGCTTGCCGCGTGATTCGACCGACCGGCGATCGCTGCCAGCCGCCATTTCCCGGCTCGCCGGCGTCTTGGGTGAACACCTGGCTCGCGGCGACTTGGATGCGGGCGATCTGGAAGCGTTGCTCAATGCACTTGCCGATGCAGACGAGGGCCTCGCCTCGACGGTCATCGCCGCCGTCGCCAAGCACTGGCCTGAGGACCGGGCGGCGTCGTTGCCGCGCTCAGCCGAAGGAGCGATCATTCGCCTGCTGACGCACGTTTCGCTCGACGCCAAGAGCGACCTGTTGCGGCTAGCTCGACAGTGGCATGCCGGCGACATGGAAGAACTGCATCAACAGCAAGGCGAAATGCTGCGCGCGCAGGTAGCCAACGCTGATCTGCCCGACAGCGAGCGGATCTTCGCCGCGCAGGCGTGGGTGCGATTGGACCCGGACGACGGTTCCATCGTCGAAGAGTTGCTTAGCACAATCACCCCCCAGACGTCGCCGTCGCTGCTGGTCGGGCTACTTCAGGCGGCCGCTGAGAGTCGCTACGACGATTTCGGCGCAGAGCTGGTCCTGCTTTACGACGGCCTGCTTCCACAGGGCCGCGAAGCGGTGTTGGAACTTTTGCTTCAGCAGCCTGATTCGACTAACGCGCTGCTCGACGCGGTCGCCGCCAACGAAATCGACGTCGCCGCTCTGAGTCTTGAGCAGATTGCCGCTCTACGAGCACATCCCGTCGAGACCATTCGCAACCGGGCCGCCGAGTTGATCGTCGCCGGCGGCGTCAACCCCAACCCGGACCGGCAGAAAGTGCTGGCCGATTTACTGCCGGTCGCCGAGATCGCCGGCGACGCCGCCGAGGGCAAAAAACTGTTCGCCAAGCACTGCGCCGTATGCCATTCGCACGGAGGCACGGGCGCCACAGTCGGTCCTGATCTCACCGGCATGTTCGTGCATCCCAAGCGGGACGTCCTCGGCAACATCATCGACCCCAGCCGCGACGTCGAAGGCAACTACCGCAGCTACTCGGTCATCGCCAATGGAAGAGTCTATGCCGGACTGTTCGCCGGCGAGTCGCGCACGACCATCACCATGGTCGACTCTAGCGGCAAGCGCCATGTCATCCAGCGGAGCGACGTCGACGAAGTGTTTTCTAACGACCTGTCTCTAATGCCCGACGGTTTCGAAAAACAGCTTTCGCCAACCGAACTGGCGAACGTGCTGGAATTCCTCGCTACGCCCCAGCGTTACGTCCCGCTCTCCCTGGCACGCGTCGCGACAGCAAGCAGCGCCAAGCCGCTGTTCGAGGGCCAGGCGGACGGTCCTGATCGACTGGTGCTGCCCGACTGGAAACCCAGAACCGTCGGCGGGGTGCCGTTCACGCTCGTCGATCCGCAGCAAGGCGCTGTGCGAAACATACTGCTGTTTCGCAGCGATCGCTCGCCGCTCACGCAGCGCATGCCCGAGGCGGTGCGTCTTCGGTGCGGTTACCAGGCCAAGACCTTGCACTTGCTAAGCGGCGTGAGCGGTTGGGGATTTCCCACCGAGAGCGAAAAGACGCCGTCGCTGATCATTCGCCTGCATTACCAGGGCGGTCGGACCGAGGAGCACGAATTAAGAAACGGCGTCCATTTTGCCGATTACATCCGTCGCGTCGATGTGCCCGGATCGGAGTTCGCATTCGCCATGCGGAACCAGCAGATGCGCTATCTGGCGATCAAGCCGGAACGCGAGGAGCAGATCGTCGACATCGAATTCGTCACGGCAAGCGACTCCACCGTGCCGATCGTGTTGGCGGTCACCGCCGAACTGCCATGA